The candidate division TA06 bacterium DNA window CGCAAATGGATCTCGCCCACCTTATCCAGCTTGTTGATGAAGTAGGCGGCAAAGGTATTGCCCATTCCCGGCATCAGCCCGGTGTCCGGCACGATGGTGATGCCCTTGGCCTTGGCTTTTTTGTGGAGCGACAGTTCCTTTAGCACCACCCCGGTGTTGCCGCCCAAGTCACAGAAATTGGCCCCGGCCTCCACCGCGGCTTTGGCTACGTCATAATTGTAGTGATATGGCACCGCGCTGACCACGCAGTCGGTCCCGGCAAACAGTTTTTTGAGTGCGGACTGGTCTCCGGCATCGGCTTTGACCGCTTTGGCTGCTTTCGCTATTCCGTGTTTCACCAGTTTGTTGACCCTGGCCGCGCCTTGCTTGGCCAGTTTCAAGTCGTAATCGGCCAAAATGACCGACCGGGCCTGGCAGAATTTTGCCAGATCGTAAGCTATGGCCACGCCCTGGCGGCCTGCCCCTAAGACGATGTATTTGTATTTCATGTTTTGATTATAACCCACGGACTGGTATTTGTCAAAATTATTTTTGTTTTGGTTGCATAATTTGCCCCGGCAATATATAATTGGATTTTGAGAGCCTCTCAATTCTCGACTGTCATCCTGAGGATTCTCCCTTGCCCGGCAAATCGAAGGATGACTCAACGAATTGTTCTCCACCGGACCAGCAAACTATGATGGACAAGTTGCGACAAAAAATCCAGAACCTTAAAAAAGAAACCTACGCCCTGTACCTAGCCTATCAGGATCCAAGAGTTCCCTGGTACGCCAAGGCCGTGGCCGTGGCCACCGTGGCTTATGCCATCAGTCCCATCGACCTGATCCCTGATTTCATCCCGGTAATCGGTTACCTGGATGATCTGCTGCTAGTGCCTTTGGGTATCGCACTCTCGGTCAGGCTGGTGCCCGCCGATATTATGGAGGAATGCCGGCAGAAGACGCATCAGAAGCTGAACGGGGCGAACTCGCTGGGCCGCAAGGCCGCGGTCGTTGTGGTGCTTGTCTGGCTGCTGGCCCTGGCCCTGCTGGCCTGGATGACCATTAAATATTTTGAGAAACATTGATGCTGACATCCCAGAAGATCATAAAGCTTTTAAAGCTCAAGCCCCTGCCGGGGGAAGGCGGCTTTTACCGGGAGACCTACCGCTCGGCATTACCGGTGGAGCTGGGATTCGGGATCAAACGCAGCCTGGGCACCTCCATTTATTATCTGATAACTCCTGAAAGATTTTCCACCCTGCACCGGGTCTGCTCCGATGAGGTTCTTCATTTCTATCTCGGCGACCCGGTGGAGATGCTGTTGCTGTATCCCGGCGGCAGGTCCAGGACCGTGGTTCTGGGGCCGGACATTGAAAAGGGCCAGCACCCGCAGTTCTTGGTTCCCAAGAATACCTGGCAGGGCTCGCGGCTTAAAAAAGGTGGACGATTCGCCCTGCTGGGCACCACGGTATTCCCGGGATTCGATTTCGCCGATTACCGGCAGGGAAACCGCAAAATACTGCTGAAGCGGTATCCAAAATGCAAGCCATCTATAACTGCCCTGACAATAGAATGAAAAGGCCTTGCCTTTTTACATTATCAATCGTCTTGTTGTTTTCTCCGTCTCGGGCCCAAGTCGGTTTTAAAAATAGCCAACTGAGGAACCCCCGGGTGCGGCAGGCTTATACCCAAAAGGAACAGGGGATAAAAGAACTGTTTGCGGGTCATAAACTATCCTATCCGCCAAAGCAGATATTCCTCCGGGTATTCAAGCAGGAAATGCTGCTGGAGCTGTGGGTTGCCGAAACTCCGGGCCAGGCCATGGCTTTGTTGAAAGAATATCCCGTCTGCGCTTCTTCCGGTGATCCGGGGCCCAAGAGAAAACGGGGCGACGGCCAGGTGCCCGAGGGATTTTACCAGATTAATCATTTCAACCCTCACAGCAATTTTCACCTTTCGCTGGGTCTGGATTACCCCAACCGTTCCGACCGTCTTTTTGGTGACCGCAACGACCCCGGCAGTGCTATTTACATCCACGGGGACTGCGTGACCATCGGCTGCATTCCCATCACCGATGAGGGAATAAAAGAGCTTTATCTGATAGCGCTGGAGGCCAAGGCCAACGGGCAGCAGGCCATCCCGGTCCACCTTTTTCCCTGCCGGATGAATGGCACAAGCTACCAGGCGCTTTTGGCGGAAACCCGGGAAAGCCTGAAGCTCCCGGAATTCTGGGCCAACCTGAAGCAGGGTTACGATATCTTCGAATTAAACAAGATCGTCCCCAAGGTGCAAGTTGATCGAATGGGAAAATATCTTTTCAACCAACAATAAAATATCATGTTCAAAAATCTAAGCCTTTCTACCAAAAGGCTGTATCTTCAGATAGCCGCCACTATTGTAACCAACAGTTACTTCCTGGCTCCCTATCTGAAATACCTGCCCTGCCCCTCGCTGAACTGTTACGCCTGCCCGGTGGCAAATTTTGCCTGCCCCATCGGCAGCCTGCAGTACTTCGTGATCATCGGGAGGTTCCCCTTCTTCCTGCTGGGCATACTGTTTTTGTTTGGCGGATTAATCGGACGTTGGAGCTGCGGTTTTCTGTGCCCCTTCGGCCTGTTCCAGGACCTGCTGGCTAAAATAAGAAAGGCCAAATTCAACATGCCGCCCTGGCTGGGCTGGGGGCGGTATGTTTCGCTGGTTGGCGTGGCCATAATAATACCGGCCATCACCAAGGATCCCTGGTTCAGCAAGCTCTGTCCGGCCGGCACGCTAGAAGCCGGCATTCCCATCGTAGGCTGGGCCTTTTTTAAAACAAAGGCATTGGGACAGTATTCCGCCATACTGGGAATGACCGGCTGGCTGTTCTGGGTCAAGATCGGATTGCTGGCCGGGACTATCGCGGCCGCTGTCTACATC harbors:
- a CDS encoding DUF1232 domain-containing protein gives rise to the protein MDKLRQKIQNLKKETYALYLAYQDPRVPWYAKAVAVATVAYAISPIDLIPDFIPVIGYLDDLLLVPLGIALSVRLVPADIMEECRQKTHQKLNGANSLGRKAAVVVVLVWLLALALLAWMTIKYFEKH
- a CDS encoding cupin domain-containing protein — translated: MLTSQKIIKLLKLKPLPGEGGFYRETYRSALPVELGFGIKRSLGTSIYYLITPERFSTLHRVCSDEVLHFYLGDPVEMLLLYPGGRSRTVVLGPDIEKGQHPQFLVPKNTWQGSRLKKGGRFALLGTTVFPGFDFADYRQGNRKILLKRYPKCKPSITALTIE
- a CDS encoding L,D-transpeptidase family protein; amino-acid sequence: MRQAYTQKEQGIKELFAGHKLSYPPKQIFLRVFKQEMLLELWVAETPGQAMALLKEYPVCASSGDPGPKRKRGDGQVPEGFYQINHFNPHSNFHLSLGLDYPNRSDRLFGDRNDPGSAIYIHGDCVTIGCIPITDEGIKELYLIALEAKANGQQAIPVHLFPCRMNGTSYQALLAETRESLKLPEFWANLKQGYDIFELNKIVPKVQVDRMGKYLFNQQ
- a CDS encoding 4Fe-4S binding protein; translation: MFKNLSLSTKRLYLQIAATIVTNSYFLAPYLKYLPCPSLNCYACPVANFACPIGSLQYFVIIGRFPFFLLGILFLFGGLIGRWSCGFLCPFGLFQDLLAKIRKAKFNMPPWLGWGRYVSLVGVAIIIPAITKDPWFSKLCPAGTLEAGIPIVGWAFFKTKALGQYSAILGMTGWLFWVKIGLLAGTIAAAVYIKRPFCRFICPLGAIFGIFNRVSLLQITVDKNKTNDKTDCRKLCPVDIDIGQDPASAKCIRCMQCTKCSGVNVK